Within the Pseudonocardia alni genome, the region CCCTTGATATGGCACCACGCGGAGACCACGAACAGCACGAGCATCAGCGGCAGCGCCACCACGATCCCGACCACGGTGAAGATCAGGATCCAGCAGAGGATGAACAGCACCCAGAACGACAGGTTGAAGTTGAACGCCCCGGCGGCGGCCCGCCGCGCGAACGGGTCGTCCTTCTTCACCAGCCAGACCAGCAGCGGGCCGACCAGGCTCAGCAGCCCGGCGCTGAGGATCGCGGCGATCGGCGCCGAGAGGTGCGCGAGGATCGCCGCGATCCGGCTGGAGTCGGAGGTGTACGGCTGCGACATCGAGGTCCTTTCGGGTCCGGTCGGCTCAGCGCCTCTGGGCCGACCACCCTGCCAGGCATCAGGCCGGCAGGCGGGAGCCGAGCGGCACGCCGGGCCCCGACCACCCGGACGGGTGCGCGGGCGCCCCGGTCACGAGCACCGCGAGCCGTCCGAGCATCCGCCACGTCATGACCGCGCTGACCACGCCGGTCAGCCGGGCCGCCGCCCGCTCCACGAGACCCCCGGTCTCGTAGCGTTCACGCAGGTGCAGCCGGGTGCCCGGCGTGCCGTCGGGCAGCGCGACCGGCGCGAGGTGGAACAGCCAGGTCATCGCGGTGTCTGTGCGGCCGGGTGCGTCACCGCCCCGGGAGGTCACCACCAGGTGGGCGCCGGGCTCGACGGCGGCCACCCGCAGCGCGACGTCGGGGTGCAGCCGGAACCGGTCCCCCGGCTCGACGTGCTGCCACTCCGGGTGCACGCGGTCGGCGCCGGTGATCCGGCACCCGGCGAGGTTCTCCAGGGCCTGGAACGAGTAGAACCCGGCCCGGTCCTGGCCGAGCTGCGCGATCCACGGCCACACCTCGGCGGGCGGCGCGGCGAGGGTACGGGCGCGGTCGTACTGCAGATCGGCACGGGGCAGCAGGGTGTCGCCGGGCCGCGGCACGCGCGCCTCGGCCGGGGACGCCCCGGTCCGGCGGGCCATCCGTGCGGCGAGCACCGTCATCATCGCCGCGACCGCCAGCACCACCGGGACCGTCCGTCGGGTCGTCATCGTCGGCCACCTCCTCGCCGTCGATCCTCGTGGGGCGGCGCCGGTCCGCTCAGGGCCGAAGGACCGTGGGCCCGCGCGGTGTGACGGCGGGAACACCCCGCCCCGCGCCGGCGTTCCGGTCGTCGAAGCGTCCGTGGGGGTGCGTCCGATGCCGTCGACTGCGAGACCGTCGTTCACCGTCGGCCTCGTCGTGCCCTCGGCCGGCTCCGACGGCATCTACGGGCCGTCGTGCATCCTGTGCGCCCGGTTGGCCGTCGAGGAACTGAACGCGGTGGGCGGGGTCCTCGACCGCCCCGTCCACCTGCGGATCCTCGACGGGTCCGGGGCGCCGGAGCAGGTGGCGACGGCGGTCGCGCAGGCGGCGCGGACCGGGGCGATCGACGCCGTCGTCGGCTGGCACATCTCCCCGGTGCGGGTGCGGCTCGCGTCGGCGCTGCGCGGACTGGTGCCGTACGTGTTCACCGCGCTCTACGAGGGCGGTGAGACCACGCCGGGTGTCGTCCCGATCGGTGAGACACCGGACATCCAGCTCACCCCGGCGCTGCGGTGGATGGCCCAGGAGATCGGCGTCCGGCGCTGGGCGGTGATCGGCAACGACTACCGCTGGCCGCACCGGTCGATCGCGCGGACCCGGGCCGCGCTCGACGGGTCCGGCGGGCCGACGCTCGACCACACCCGTTTCGTGCCGCTCGGCACCTCGGACCACCGGGCGGTGCTGGACGACCTGGCCGACCTCGACGTCGACGGGGTCCTGACGCTGCTCGTCGGCTCCGACGCCGTCGCGTTCCACCGCGAGTTCGCCCGGCGCGGGCTGGAGAGCCGGTACGCCCGGTTCTCCCCGTTGATGGACGAGAGCATGCTGGCCTGCGCCGGGGCCGGGGCGTCGCAGGACGTGTTCACCGCCGCCGGCTACTTCGAGGCCCTCCCGACCGCGGAGAGCCTGGCCTTCGGCGCCCGCTACGCCCGCCGGTTCGGCCCCGGCGCACCGCTGCCGTGCGCGCCCGGCGAGTCCTGCTACGAGGGCGTCGGGGTCCTCGCCGCTCTGGTGAACCGGGTCGGCACCACCGACGCGGTCCGGTTGTCCGAGGCCGCCGGACGGTGCCACTACGTCGGACCGCGCGGACCCGTGACCGTACGCGACGGCCGCGCCGAGCAGCGCATCTACATGGCCGTCGCCGACGGGTCGGGTTTCGACATCCTCGCATCGCTCTGAGACCGGCGGCCGGGCCGCGCCGGACACGGGCAACTAACAGTCAGCAATGACTGTTAGTGTGGGTCGGTCGACCGAGGAAGGACCCGCCGTGACGATCACCGAGCAGGGACAGGCCACCGGAACCCCGGTGCCGCGCACGCAGGACCACATGACCCACGACGTCTGGCTGCCCGAGGAGATCGTCGCGGTCCGCGCGACGGCGCGCGCCGCGGTCGAGAAGCGGCTCGCCCCGCACGCCCGTGACATCGGTACCCGCGAGGAGTCCGCCGACAGCTTCCCCTGGGAGGTCTTCCGCGGGCTCGCCGAGGAGGGCCTGTTCAAGGTCCCGTTCGGGGCCGACTTCGGCGCAGGTCTGATGCATCCGATGCTGGCCACCTGCACGGTCACCGAGGAGATCGCCTACCACTCGAGCTCGATGGCGGGCGTCTACGACGGCCAGTGCATCCTCGTCCCGCAGACGCTCACCTACGCCTCGGACGACCTGCGGGCCCGGCTGATCCCCGAGCTGACCAGCGGCCGCACCGCCTTCTCCTTCGCCACGACCGAGCCCGACACCAGCTCGGACCTCACCGCGGAGCGGATGCAGACCGTCGCCGAGCCGACCGACGACGGCGACTACGTGCTCAACGGGCGCAAGCGCTGGATCACCAACAGCGTCGTCGCCGGCTGGGTCTCGGTGCTGGTGCGCGCCGGGGCCGGCAGCGACCGGGCCGCGATGTTCCTGGTCGACCTGTCCAGCCCCGGCGTCCGGATCGGTGCGCCCGACCTGAAGATGGGTCACCGGGGCCAGATCACCGCCGACATCGTGTTCGACGACGTCCGGGTGCCTGCCGAGAACCTGCTCGGCCAGTGGGGGGCGGGGCTGGGCGTCGCCCTGTCGGCCCTGGTCCGGGGCCGGATCGGGATCGGCGCCGCCGGTGTCGGTGTCGCCCAGGCGGCTCTGGACCTGGCCGTGCAGCGGCTGCGTACCCGCCAGGTGTTCGGCGGCCCGCTCGGCGCGATGCAGCACTGGCAGTTCACGATGGCCCAGCGCGCCACCGAGATCGAGTGCGCCCGCACGCTCTACCAGAAGGCTGCGACCCTGCTCGACCGCGGCGATCGCTCCGCGGAGCCGGAGGCCGCAATGGCCAAGGCCTACGGCACCCGGTTGGCCAACGACCTCGTCCGCGAGGCCATCCAGATCCACGGCGCACTCGGCTTCGCGCGGCAGGTGTCGGAGTCCGGGGAGTCGGTACGGCTGGAGGAGATGTACCGGGACGCGAAGATCCTGGAGATCTTCGAGGGTGCGAACGAGCTGCAGCAGTGGATCGTGGCCCGGCAGCTGATCGGGCGCGACGTCACCGGCTGATCCGCCGTCGTACGCGGCCGTGGCGACCGGGCCGGCTCAGTCCGCCGGCCGCCACGGGCGCGGCGGGAGCGTCGGCAGCCCGCTCGGCGCGCACTGCCCGCCCCGCTCCCCGGCCAGCCGGAACACCAGCCAGCCCGACAGCGCGGCCAGGACCGACCCGGCCAGGATCCCGATCTTGGCTTCGGCGACGAGCAGCTCGTCGGTGAGCGCGAGCTCGGTGACGAACAGGGCGACGGTGAACCCGATGCCCGACAGCGCGGCACCGCCCATCAGCTGACCCCAGCGCAGCGTGTCGGGCACCCGGCCCAGCCCGGTGCGCAGCGCGATCCAGGTCGCGGCGGCGACGCCGATCGGCTTGCCCACGACCAGGCCGAGCACGATGCCCCAGGTGAGCATCGACGTCGCCGCGGCCGACAGGGTCTCCGACGACAGCACCACCCCGGCGTTGGCGAGCACGAACAGCGGCACGATGACGTAGCTGCTCCACGGCTGGATGGCCTGCTGGAGCCGTTCGTTCGGGGAGACGGCGGCGACCGCGACCGCGCGGGCGGTGCGGGCCCGCTCCGGGGTGGGGTCGAGCAGGAAGTTCTTCCCGATCCGGACGGCCTCGACCATCTCGGTGCGGCGCGGGGCGTAGGCGTTGACCAGCAGCCCGAGCGCCACGCCGACGACGCTGGGGTGCACCCCCGACCGCAGCACCGCGACCCAGCACAGGATCCCGGCGACGGCGTAGAACGGCGTCCGCCAGAACCGCACCCAGCGCAGCGCGAGCAGCCCGGCGAGCAGCACCACGGCGACGAGCAGCGCGAGCAGGTCGACCTCGTCGGTGTAGAACAGCGCGATGGCCAGCACCGCGCCGATGTCGTCGACGATGGCCAGTGCCAGCAGGAACACCCGCAGCTGGTCGGGGCAGCGCGGCCCGAGCAGCGCGAGCACACCCAGCATCACCGCGGTGTCGGTGGAGATCGCGATCCCCCAGGCACCCGCCGCCTCGCCACCGGCGTTGAGCGCGAGGAAGAACAGCGCGGGCACGACGAGTCCACCGAGCGCGGCCGCGGCCGGTGCGGCCAGGGCGCGGACCCCGCGCAGCTCGCCCAGCGTCGTCTCGCGGGCGATCTCGAGCCCGACGGAGAGGAAGAACAGCACCATCAGGCCGTCGTTGACCCAGTGCCGCAGGTCCAGGTCGAGCGCGGACTCCCCGAACGACACGGCCAGCGGGGTGTGCCAGAACGTCTCGTACCCGCCGCCGAGGTTGGCCCACAGCAGCGCGACGACGGCCGCCCCGACCAGCAGGACCGCCGATCCGGACTCGGTCCCGAGGAAGCGCCTCGCGGCATCGGAGAGATCGCCGCGCTCGGCTAGGGTCACCACCGCCATGTGCTGATCCTGCCCTGCGCGGGTCACGACGAGGAGGCCGCCATCAGCCTGGACCCGCCCGTCGGACCGTACGACCACGTCCTGGGCCCGCCCGAGGCCGAGCTGACGCTGGTGGAGTACGGCGACTTCGAGTGCCCCTACTGCCGCGACGCCGCACCGGTGCTGGAGGAGGTCCGTGACCGCTTCGAGGGGCGGCTGCGGTTCGCGTTCCGGCACTTCCCGCTGCACGAGGTGCACCCGCACGCCATCGCAGCCGCCCTCGCCGCGGAGATGGCCGGGTTCGACGGCCGGTTCTGGGAGATGCACGACACCCTGTTCGCCCCCGGTCCGCCGCGGCTGCGCCAGGACGACCTGCGGGAGCACGCCGTCGCCGCGGGGGTGCGGCCGGACCGGGTCGTCTGGCCGGCGACGCGGCTGGCGGAGGACCGCGTGGAGGCCGGGTTCAACGCGGCGGTGCGCTCGGGCGTGCGCGGCACGCCGACCCTGTTCGTCAACGGCGAGCAGTACCGCGGCGACGTCACGGTCGCCGCGCTCACCGCCGCGCTGCGGTCGTAGCCGCTCAGGCCGTCGCGGCGGGCCCGACCAGCATCACCGGGCAGTCCGCGCGCTGGACCAGCGCGAGCCCGGTCGAGCCGAGCAGCAGCCCGGTGAACCCGCCCCGCCCCCGGGTGGCGACGACGACCAGCCGCGCCGCCCCGCTGCGCTGGGCCAGCACCCGTCCCGGCTCGGCGCGCTCGATCACCCGCTCGACGGCGACGTCGGGATAGCGCTCCGACCAGCCGGCGAGCCGCTCGGCCAGCGCCCGCTCCTCGGCCTCGCGCAGCCGGTCGAACGCACCGGTCGCACGCAGGGCCGGGGACCGGCCGTCGTGCCAGGCGTGCAGGACGACCAGCCCGGTGCCGTGCTCGGCGGCCGCGGCGAAGGCGTGCTCCAGCGCGACGTCGGACAGCGGGCCGCCGTCGATCCCGACCAGGACCGGCCCGCTGGACGACGTGCCGCGGACGACGACGACCGGGCAGCCCGCGTGCGAGGCCACGGCGAGGGTCACCGACCCCAGCGCGGTGCCCATCGCCCCGCGCCCGGCGGACCCGAGTACCAGCAGCTCCGCCGTGGCGGACCGCTCGACCAGTGCCGTCGACGGCGCCCGCCGGTCCTCCGCGAGGTCGACCGCGACCTCGGGTGCGGCCTGCGCGGCGGCGTGCCGGGCCGCGTCGAGGGTCGCACGGGACTCCTCGCGGATCGACTCCTCGACGTCGTCGAGCAGGGGTGCGACGGCGGCGTCCGCGTACAGCCCGGCCACGTCGAAGGCCTGCACGAGCAGCAGGTCGGCGTGCCGGGCGGCGGCCTCGCGGGCCGCCCACGCGACGGCGTCCAGGGCCGCGTCCGATCCGTCCACGCCGACGACGACGGTGCTCATCACTGTGCTCCGTTCCCGGCCGGCCCGGTGTCGGCCGTTCGCCCTCCACTGTGCTCCGTCGCGGGCCGGGTCGCACGGCCCCGTCGTGTGAGGTCGGAGACGGCCCGCACGGGCCGGGACGGGCACCCGGGGCCCCGGGCCGCCTCGCTACGGTGATCGCTGCTGCATTCCGGAGACAGGGAGGTCCCGTGCACGCACCGAGCGTTCTCGTGGTCGGCGCCGGGTTCGGCGGCATCGCCGCCGCGATCGAGCTGCGGGCCCACGGCATCCGCGACGTCACGATCGTCGACGCCGCCGACGGCATCGGCGGTACCTGGCTGCACAACACCTACCCGGGCGCCGCCTGCGACGTGCCGAGCCATCTGTACTCGTACTCGTTCGCGCAGCGCACCGACTGGTCGCGGCTCTGCTCACCGCAGCCGGAGATCCTCGCCTACCTGCGGGGCGTCGTCGCCGAGTTCGGGGTCGACGAGCTGGTGCAGACCGGTGTGCGGATCGTCGACGCCCGGCGCGACGAGGCCGACGGACCGTGGACGGTCACCGCCGACGACGGCCGCACCTGGACCCCCGACGTGCTGATCGTCGCGACCGGGCAGCTGAACCGGCCGGTGTCCCCCGACCTGCCCGGCGTCGACTCGTTCGCCGGGACGATGTTCCACTCCGCGCGCTGGGACCACGACCACGACCTGCGCGGCCGTCGCGTCGCCGTGATCGGGACCGGAGCCAGCGCCGTGCAGTTCGTGCCGGCGATCGCCCCCGAGGTGGGGCACATGACGGTGTTCCAGCGGTCCGGGAACTGGTTCCTGCCGCGACGGAACCGGAGGTTCCCGGCGTGGTGGCGGGCCGCGATCGCGCGGGTGCCCGGCCTGCAGGCCGCGCGACGCCGGTTCATCACCGAGTACTGCGAGGCACTGACGCTGATGATCCGCCACCCCGCCACCTGGGGCAGGCTGGGGCGGCTCTACGCGACGCTGTTCATGCGGGCCCAGCTGCGCGACCCCGAGGTCCGCCGCAAGGTCTGGCCGGACTACACCTTCGGCTGCAAGCGCATCCTGTTCAGCTCGCACTGGCTGCCCGCGCTGCAGCGGCCCAACGTCGAGGTCGAGACGTCGCGCATCGCGGCCGTCGAGCCCACCGGGGTGCGCACCGAGGACGGCACGCTGCACGAGGTCGACACGATCATCTGGGGCACCGGGTTCGCGGCGACCGACTTCATGTTCCCGATGGAGATCAGCGGCCCGGGGGGACGGTCGCTGCGCACCGAGTGGTCCGACGGCGCGCACGCCTACCTCGGCATGACCGTCCCCGGGTTCCCGTCGCTGTTCGTGCTCTACGGCCCGAACACCAACACCTCCGGCGGCTCGATCGTCCGGTACCTGGAGCACCAGGTCCGCTACGTCCGCGAGGCCCTGCAGGAGGCGGCCCGCCGCGGCGCGTCCGGCGTGGAGGTCCGCCCCGAGGTCGAGCAGGCCTACGACGAGGAGGTCCAGGCCCGCTTCCCCGGCACCGCGTGGACCCGCTGCGACTCCTGGTACCGCGACGACACCGGGCGCATCGTCACCAACTGGCCCGGCTACATGCGCGAGTACGACGAGCGCACCCGCCGCGTCGAACCGTCGGACTACGTCTTCCACTGAGTCCCGGCCGGCGTCGGGCAGGACGGAACCGCCCCCTGCGTCCCGTGGCGGCGGGAGGCAGGGGGCGGAGGCCGTCGTCGGGAATCAGTCGCAGGACGTCGGGTTGTCGCGGTTCTGCGCCGCCCCGCCGCCGAGGATCCCGAGGACGTTGCCGAGAGCCGCGTTGACGCCCGGGCAGACGTTGGCGTTGTTGAGGACGTTGACGTCGTCGAGGTTCACCAGGCCGAACTGGTCGCCCCGGGTGTTGCCGACGTCCTGGACGAAGGAGTCACCGTCGTCGTCCTTCGGCGCGGGCGCAGCCGACGCCAGCGGGCTGAAGGCGACCATGGTGGCGATGACGGCGACGCCGGTGACCGCAAGCTTCCTGCGCATGTCTTTCTCCCCGATCGTGTCCGGTGGGACGGACGTGTCTCACGATTCCCGTGAGCACCACCGGGACGCCTGTGCGTCACGGCAAGCGGACAGTAGGCAGCCGCTCACCGGCGGGGATACGGCGGCGACACCAACGAGTGACCCGATCACCACGGGTACCGAAAGTGTGGTGTGAAACGGACGGAACCGGTTCTCCCAGGACGCCGGACACCCTCCGTCCCCACGTCCGGGGCGGCCGATGCGAAGGGTGATCGACCGACCGGACCGTGGGCGGGGGCCGACCACCCGCGGGGGTGAATCCGTGACCGGCGTGTCGCAGGCCCCGGCGTGTCGCGACGGGATGGTGACGTCCGGGGCTTGCACCTGACGCGACGGGAGGCGGCACCGTCCATCATGCCGCCACGACGTGGCGGCCCGACAGGAGGGGATTCCGGTGAAGGTGGGCGAGCCGGCCCGGAGGAGGCTGACCGTGCGGACACCGCACCGGGCCGGGGCCACCGGCTGAGCCGGTGGGGCGGGAGGGCAGGGGTCAGACCGACCCGACCCCCCGCACGATTGCCCCACCCACACCGGCCGCCTCCAGCAGCCCCGCCAGGACCGGGTTCACCGCACCGGCCTTCCACGCCAGCGCCAGCGGCACCTCCGGCGGGTCGGTCAGCGGCACCAGCACCACCCCCGGTGTGCGCAGCTCCGCCGTCGCGTCCAGCGCCAGCCCCACCCCGACACCGGCCCCGACCAGGGACAGCAGGGTGTGCGTCTCGGGGGCCTCCTGCTCGATGCGCGGCAGGAATCCGGCGTGCAGGCAGGCCGCGTCGACCGACGTGCGCATGACCGCCATCCGCCGGACCGGGTAGGTGACGAACGGGTCGTGGGCCAGCTCCGCCAGGTCGATCGTGTCCCGCCCGGCGAGCGGGTGCTCCTCGGGCAGCGCGGCGACGAGTCGGTGCCGGTCGATCTCGTGGACGACGAGGCCGTCGTCGTCGACCGGGGTGCGGATCAGCGCGGCGTCGACCCGGTCGGTGCGCAGGTCCTCGGCCAGCTCGCCGGAGAACCGGCCGGTGACCAGTACCAGCCGGGCCTGCGGCCGGTGCGCGCGGAAGCGGCGGGCGGTCCGGTACAGCCAGGCGTTGGAGCTGGGTCCGGCGAACCCGAGGCGGACCGAGCCGGTGCCGCCCGCGGCGGCCTCGCGCGCCGCCTCGACGGCCTCGTCCGCGGCGGCGAGGGCACGGCGGGCCCGGGGCAGGAACGCCGCCCCCGCCGGGGTGAGGGCGACGGCGCGGGTGTGGCGGTCGAACAGCGTGGCGCCGACCTCGCGTTCGAGCCTGCGGATCTGCTGGGACAGCGGCGGGCCCGAGACCTGCAGGCGGGCCGCGGCCCGACCGAAGTGCAGCTCCTCGGCGACGACGACGAACGACTCCAGCTGCCGTAGCTCCACCCTCCGATCATGTCGATCCGACGACAGGAACGGAAGCAAGAGCGTCCCGAAGGCGTCCCAATGCTGTTCTACCGTTGCGTGGCGGTGGTCACGACGGCGTGGTCGCGACCGTCGCTCCACGACGAGTGCAAGGGGGCACCGGGTTGAGCACGAGCACACCGTCGATGCGCCGCAAGGCGGGGATCGCCTCGTTCGTCGGCACCACCATCGAGTGGTACGACTTCTACATCTACGGCACCGCCGCCGCGCTGGTGCTGGGGCCGCTGTTCTTCCCGAACGCCTCCCCCGCCGCCGGTGTGCTGGCCTCGTTCGCCACGTTCTGGGTCGGGTTCCTCGCCCGGCCGATCGGCGGGATCGTCTTCGGCCACCTCGGTGACCGGCTCGGCCGCAAGACCGCGCTGGTCGCGACGCTGCTGCTGATGGGCGTCTCGACGCTCGCGATCGGGCTGCTGCCCGTCCACGACGACATCGGCGTCCTCGCCCCGGTGCTGCTGGTCGTGGCCCGGCTCGTACAGGGGCTCGCCGTCGGCGGGGAGTGGGGCGGCGCGGTGCTGATCGCCTCGGAGCACGCGTCGAAGAACCGCCGGATCCTCTACGGCGCCTTCGCCCAGCAGGGCAGTCCGGCGGGGCAGATGCTCGCCACCGGCTCGTTCGCGCTCGTCGCGATGCTGCCGGAGGACGCCTTCCTGTCCTGGGGCTGGCGCGTGCCGTTCCTCGTGTCGGCGGCGCTGGTCGTCGTCGGGCTGGTGATCCGGCTGCGGATCGAGGAGAGCCCGGCGCTGGTCGCGATGCGGTCGCGCGGCACGACGGCGCGGTTCCCGCTCGCGGAGCTGCTGCGGGAGCGGACGATGCTGGTGGTCGTCTCGGTGGGAGCGTGCGCACTGGTGGCCGCGGCCGCGTACTTCAAGAACACGTTCGCGCTGTCCTGGGCGGTCAACGACCTCGGCTTCGACCGCCAGGTGTTCCTCAACGTCGTGCTGATCAGCTCGACCGTGCAGTTCTTCACCCAGCCGCTCGGGGCGTTCATGGCGACCTGGTGGAACCCGCGGAAGGTCGTCACCGCGCTGCTGCTGATCGAGCTGCCGCTGTTCCCGGTGATGTTCTGGCTGATCTCCACCGGCAGCTTCGGGCTGGCCGCGCTCGGCATGGCGCTCGCGACGCTGCCGCACACGATGTACTACGCGATCCTCGCCGGGATGCTGGCCGAGGCGTTCCCCGCGCGGATGCGCTACACCGCGATCTCGCTGTCCTACGCGCTGGCGGGCACGCTGTTCGGCGGCACCGCCCCGCTCGTCGGGCAGTCGCTGCTGGCCGCGACCGGGTCGATCGTGCCCGTCGTGGGGTACTCGCTGGTGATCGTGCTCGTCTCGCTGCTGGCGGCCCGGTACGTGCTGGCCCGCGGACCGGTCCCCGACGACGAGCGTCTCGACGCCGCCGTCACCGGCACCACCGGGAGGACCGCATGACCGCACGACTCCGCGAGCCCCGCTTCCCCGAGCCCGAGGTGCCCGCCGGCGCGACCGCGCTCGCCGCCCGGCTGCGTGCGCTCGTCGACGCCGACCCGGACCGCCCACTGGTCACCGAGGACACCGCGAACGGCCCCGGTGTGGTGCGCACCCGCGCGGAATTCGACGCCCGCACCAACCGTCTGGCCAGGGCGTTCGCCGACCGCGGGGTGCGGCGCGGGGACCTGGTGTCGATCGCGCTGCCGAACAGCGCCGCGCACCTCGAGAGCTCGGTCGCGGCGTGGAAGGTCGGCGCGGTGCCGCAGCCGCTGTCGGCCCGGCTGCCCGCCGCCGAGCGCGACGCGGTGCTCGCCGTCGCCGCGCCGGCGCTCG harbors:
- the nhaA gene encoding Na+/H+ antiporter NhaA; protein product: MAVVTLAERGDLSDAARRFLGTESGSAVLLVGAAVVALLWANLGGGYETFWHTPLAVSFGESALDLDLRHWVNDGLMVLFFLSVGLEIARETTLGELRGVRALAAPAAAALGGLVVPALFFLALNAGGEAAGAWGIAISTDTAVMLGVLALLGPRCPDQLRVFLLALAIVDDIGAVLAIALFYTDEVDLLALLVAVVLLAGLLALRWVRFWRTPFYAVAGILCWVAVLRSGVHPSVVGVALGLLVNAYAPRRTEMVEAVRIGKNFLLDPTPERARTARAVAVAAVSPNERLQQAIQPWSSYVIVPLFVLANAGVVLSSETLSAAATSMLTWGIVLGLVVGKPIGVAAATWIALRTGLGRVPDTLRWGQLMGGAALSGIGFTVALFVTELALTDELLVAEAKIGILAGSVLAALSGWLVFRLAGERGGQCAPSGLPTLPPRPWRPAD
- a CDS encoding universal stress protein; translation: MSTVVVGVDGSDAALDAVAWAAREAAARHADLLLVQAFDVAGLYADAAVAPLLDDVEESIREESRATLDAARHAAAQAAPEVAVDLAEDRRAPSTALVERSATAELLVLGSAGRGAMGTALGSVTLAVASHAGCPVVVVRGTSSSGPVLVGIDGGPLSDVALEHAFAAAAEHGTGLVVLHAWHDGRSPALRATGAFDRLREAEERALAERLAGWSERYPDVAVERVIERAEPGRVLAQRSGAARLVVVATRGRGGFTGLLLGSTGLALVQRADCPVMLVGPAATA
- a CDS encoding MFS transporter produces the protein MSTSTPSMRRKAGIASFVGTTIEWYDFYIYGTAAALVLGPLFFPNASPAAGVLASFATFWVGFLARPIGGIVFGHLGDRLGRKTALVATLLLMGVSTLAIGLLPVHDDIGVLAPVLLVVARLVQGLAVGGEWGGAVLIASEHASKNRRILYGAFAQQGSPAGQMLATGSFALVAMLPEDAFLSWGWRVPFLVSAALVVVGLVIRLRIEESPALVAMRSRGTTARFPLAELLRERTMLVVVSVGACALVAAAAYFKNTFALSWAVNDLGFDRQVFLNVVLISSTVQFFTQPLGAFMATWWNPRKVVTALLLIELPLFPVMFWLISTGSFGLAALGMALATLPHTMYYAILAGMLAEAFPARMRYTAISLSYALAGTLFGGTAPLVGQSLLAATGSIVPVVGYSLVIVLVSLLAARYVLARGPVPDDERLDAAVTGTTGRTA
- a CDS encoding DUF4870 domain-containing protein; its protein translation is MSQPYTSDSSRIAAILAHLSAPIAAILSAGLLSLVGPLLVWLVKKDDPFARRAAAGAFNFNLSFWVLFILCWILIFTVVGIVVALPLMLVLFVVSAWCHIKGAVRASNDRPYDYPFQLRVLS
- a CDS encoding substrate-binding domain-containing protein, which gives rise to MPSTARPSFTVGLVVPSAGSDGIYGPSCILCARLAVEELNAVGGVLDRPVHLRILDGSGAPEQVATAVAQAARTGAIDAVVGWHISPVRVRLASALRGLVPYVFTALYEGGETTPGVVPIGETPDIQLTPALRWMAQEIGVRRWAVIGNDYRWPHRSIARTRAALDGSGGPTLDHTRFVPLGTSDHRAVLDDLADLDVDGVLTLLVGSDAVAFHREFARRGLESRYARFSPLMDESMLACAGAGASQDVFTAAGYFEALPTAESLAFGARYARRFGPGAPLPCAPGESCYEGVGVLAALVNRVGTTDAVRLSEAAGRCHYVGPRGPVTVRDGRAEQRIYMAVADGSGFDILASL
- a CDS encoding DsbA family protein; this encodes MLILPCAGHDEEAAISLDPPVGPYDHVLGPPEAELTLVEYGDFECPYCRDAAPVLEEVRDRFEGRLRFAFRHFPLHEVHPHAIAAALAAEMAGFDGRFWEMHDTLFAPGPPRLRQDDLREHAVAAGVRPDRVVWPATRLAEDRVEAGFNAAVRSGVRGTPTLFVNGEQYRGDVTVAALTAALRS
- a CDS encoding flavin-containing monooxygenase codes for the protein MHAPSVLVVGAGFGGIAAAIELRAHGIRDVTIVDAADGIGGTWLHNTYPGAACDVPSHLYSYSFAQRTDWSRLCSPQPEILAYLRGVVAEFGVDELVQTGVRIVDARRDEADGPWTVTADDGRTWTPDVLIVATGQLNRPVSPDLPGVDSFAGTMFHSARWDHDHDLRGRRVAVIGTGASAVQFVPAIAPEVGHMTVFQRSGNWFLPRRNRRFPAWWRAAIARVPGLQAARRRFITEYCEALTLMIRHPATWGRLGRLYATLFMRAQLRDPEVRRKVWPDYTFGCKRILFSSHWLPALQRPNVEVETSRIAAVEPTGVRTEDGTLHEVDTIIWGTGFAATDFMFPMEISGPGGRSLRTEWSDGAHAYLGMTVPGFPSLFVLYGPNTNTSGGSIVRYLEHQVRYVREALQEAARRGASGVEVRPEVEQAYDEEVQARFPGTAWTRCDSWYRDDTGRIVTNWPGYMREYDERTRRVEPSDYVFH
- a CDS encoding acyl-CoA dehydrogenase family protein; the protein is MTITEQGQATGTPVPRTQDHMTHDVWLPEEIVAVRATARAAVEKRLAPHARDIGTREESADSFPWEVFRGLAEEGLFKVPFGADFGAGLMHPMLATCTVTEEIAYHSSSMAGVYDGQCILVPQTLTYASDDLRARLIPELTSGRTAFSFATTEPDTSSDLTAERMQTVAEPTDDGDYVLNGRKRWITNSVVAGWVSVLVRAGAGSDRAAMFLVDLSSPGVRIGAPDLKMGHRGQITADIVFDDVRVPAENLLGQWGAGLGVALSALVRGRIGIGAAGVGVAQAALDLAVQRLRTRQVFGGPLGAMQHWQFTMAQRATEIECARTLYQKAATLLDRGDRSAEPEAAMAKAYGTRLANDLVREAIQIHGALGFARQVSESGESVRLEEMYRDAKILEIFEGANELQQWIVARQLIGRDVTG
- a CDS encoding LysR family transcriptional regulator, with product MELRQLESFVVVAEELHFGRAAARLQVSGPPLSQQIRRLEREVGATLFDRHTRAVALTPAGAAFLPRARRALAAADEAVEAAREAAAGGTGSVRLGFAGPSSNAWLYRTARRFRAHRPQARLVLVTGRFSGELAEDLRTDRVDAALIRTPVDDDGLVVHEIDRHRLVAALPEEHPLAGRDTIDLAELAHDPFVTYPVRRMAVMRTSVDAACLHAGFLPRIEQEAPETHTLLSLVGAGVGVGLALDATAELRTPGVVLVPLTDPPEVPLALAWKAGAVNPVLAGLLEAAGVGGAIVRGVGSV